From a single Pseudoalteromonas nigrifaciens genomic region:
- the tusC gene encoding sulfurtransferase complex subunit TusC: protein MINVLVMSQCSPFDDLHIRDALDMTLIFAAVDQNISWLFSGPAVLALKKQQQPNMLGIKDFFKNIKTLEIYDVENIYVCEKSLLDYGLNKNDLLLDVQALNFDQQKALIKTQQHVVNL from the coding sequence ATGATTAACGTACTCGTAATGAGCCAATGCAGTCCTTTTGATGACTTGCATATTCGCGACGCCCTAGACATGACCCTCATATTTGCAGCTGTCGATCAGAATATCAGTTGGCTATTTAGTGGCCCAGCTGTACTGGCACTAAAAAAGCAACAACAACCAAATATGCTTGGTATAAAAGATTTTTTTAAAAACATTAAAACATTGGAAATTTATGACGTTGAAAATATTTACGTCTGCGAAAAGTCACTACTCGATTATGGCTTAAACAAAAATGATTTATTGTTAGATGTGCAAGCACTAAACTTTGATCAGCAAAAAGCGCTAATTAAAACCCAGCAACATGTGGTGAACCTATGA